The following is a genomic window from Panthera uncia isolate 11264 chromosome B4, Puncia_PCG_1.0, whole genome shotgun sequence.
AGCAATGTCCCCATGTTCTCTGCAAAATCTTTATAGAATCTAGACTTCCTCTTACCCATCCCACTTCCAAGGTTTGGGAGGAGGCTTGAGGaaggagaaaatcaaggaaaacaaagaagccTAGGATGGAGGCTTGAAATATGAAATTACAGCTTTTGCAATAGAAGGGTTatcttgtaggggcacctgggtggctcagtcggttgagcatacgacttcagctcaggtcatgatctcatagttcatgagttcaagccccgtgttggtagctcagagcctggagcttgcttcggattctgtgtcatctgctctctctgctcctcctttccccccgccccttgcaaaaataaataaacatttttaaaatttaaaaaacaaagaagggttATCCTGTGTTAACCttcaagttagaaaaaaaagaggtgaaatgACTGTTAAGgtcagtggcagaaccaggactaGAGCCTTGACTGATTCCTAGTCTATCTCACTTTCCTCTGCCTTGAGGTATAGAGATCTTCGTACCTGTCTGGAGAGAGATCTGCCTTGTTCCCCACTAGCACCACTGGCAGCCTGTGAAGAAATACCAGTTACTATAGGATCCCCTCGTACTCTGCATGGACCCCAACCTCCTTCACATCAAGGCTGGACAACTCCCCATCAGATGAGACAGGATCTGTCCTGGCCTCCTCCCTAACTTGGACCCCCTGCTCTCTTCCATCCCCTTAAGTCCATACTATGTCTCTATCTCCCAGAGCCACTCACCGAGTTTTCCCGTGACCTTCATGTAGCTTTTGGTACAGACTCTCAATGACTTGGAAGCTTTAAACACAAGAAATGGAGCTATAAACTTATTCTGAGACAGCCCTCAGATCCTCCCAAGTTCCCCACTCATAACCGTGGTCACTTACCTATGCAGAGAGGTGACAGAATACACAAGCACATAACCATGGACCCCAATGATGAATGAATAGGGCAGAATGCTGTACTCATCCTgacaagaaacagaaacatcAGTACCTAGATACATAACACTCAGCTGGCAAAGGTTTGTGGGTTGCATCCTGGGGACCCTCCCTAGGGCACTCAATATTCCAGTCATTTCTATTCAACAAGAATTTACAGAGTAGCTCCATTGTGCACTGCACACTACCCTCTgctaaaatgcttttcttttaatactactttacagatgagccaCAGAGGCAACCAGACTTCATCTCCCACAACTGAACTGCCATGTTTAGATACCCTACCCCAAACTGGTACCTGCCCTGCTGTGTCCACCAGGTGTAGGTGAAACTCATCTTTGCCAAGAGTCACTATCTTGCtgtaagctgaaaagaaaagaaaacttgactGTGAGGTGCTTGTAGGGCTAGCAATGTGTGCCCCCATACATTCTTAACCCTAGGGGTGATATAGATGGACCGGGTCTAGGGAGCTCTCCAGGCAGCTAGAGGGACAATGTTAAGGTTCTCATTGTCTACATCTACACCATCCTGGACGCACTATCTTGCAAAATCCACTCTCTAGCTCCACTCATAGAACAGGATTACTAGAGAAAAGATTAGATTTAAGGTCTAATCAAATCAGCCCCTTGGCACCAGGAAACTCCCTAATTACGGAATTGGATGGGGCAACAAAgacctccctgccccacccctagGGGAGACATCTACTCACTATTCTCCACTGTAGGATCGTAGCCTTCCAGGAACTCGCCTTCCACAAACTGATGTGCCAAAGATGTCTTCCCTGTGGGAAGCAGTGGTAGTTGTATCCAAATCATCCATCCACATTTACATCCTCTGCCCTTTCGGGGGCTGTGGCCCAGGGCTAAAGAGGACCCCAAATTAGCACCCTAGCCTGTGGGTGCCATGCAATGTTTTTCCTTAGCCTACCCTCACCCTCTTCGCCTTGGGTCTCTGCACCCTGGCCACCGGATGCATTCAGTAGCGCCGCAGGAAGCCTTTCCTGCAgactttccccaccccacccctggaaaGATCCGGGATTCCCCTAGGATCAAGTCGCCTCGCGCCCGGACACCTGCGACTTGCCCCACACAGACCGCGCCCCCATCCATCAAAtcctgaccccaccccccccccctccccccccccccaccccccccacccccccgcccccagggtaACACTGGGGACCAGTCTGGTGTTCTGGCAACCAAGCCCACATTAACCCTTACGTTCTCCTGCTTCCTGCAACCCTCCACACACTATCACCACCCCAGCCTTTCCTCCTCCATCCTTTCAATCCTCGCCCTACAACCCCGTTCTATCGATGCCACCATTCCTGTCTGGGTCGCGTTCCCGCGACAGCGCGCCTCCTCTGGCCACAAAGCCGCGGTGCGTCGGTGCTCTCCCCAAGGCGGAGACTCACCTACAGAGCGGTACCCGAGAATGACCACCTTCCTGTAGCGAACTAACGGCATGGCAGTAGCCGGCCCCAAGGGGCTTGCAGAACTGCGGGCTGAAAGAGCCCTAAGAAAGGGAGATCAGAGTGTAAGGTAGGCGCAGCAACCGGCACAGGAAAGTCGCTCACCCTGAAGCTGCCAGGGGCAAGCTAGAGGAAAACCAAAACAAGCGCCGCGCCCGGAGCTGGCCACGTGATCACAACACAGCAAGACTAACGCGAGGGAGCCGGGCGCCGGGGGATCTACAGTGCCGCGCCGCTCCGGGCTCCGCCCCCCAGGCCTCTCGCCATTGGTTCATTGGAAAGGATAAGGGCGGGGCCGCCAGCAGGAGGGAAGGGTGGGCCTCACGTGGAGCCGGAGAACCAGGAGCTGCGCCTGCGCAGACTAAAGCCGGTTCattcataaagaaacagaaaggaagccGGGGTCCTAGAGGTGTTTGCGCATTTGCAACCTGACACAATTGGCTGCGAAGAATCAAGAAGAATCAAGAATCGTGGATGGAAGATACCCGTTATGGCTTGGCTGGAATTTCTGGTCAAAAGATTCTAGGCCTCCGTTTTGCAAGGTCTCTGAGATCCTtggatagggaaaaaaaaggcccAAGTTCCAATACATTATCTCTTCTTCCCCCCAGACTTCAGCCTCAGATCTTTTATTGTCAATTTCCATAGTCTATCAGTATCTTCGGAAATGCAACTCTTATTCTTGAAAAAGTTATTGAATTTGTGGCTAGGTCATCTGAAGTTTTGTTGTTATCAACATAATcatcacattcatttattcaaatatttatccaGCACTTACTGTATGTTTCAGACATTGTTCTAGCTTTGGGGAGAGAGCAGTGAACATGACAGACAAGGTCTTTGTGCGCATAAAGCTTAAAACCTAGTGgaagaaacaaacatataaacaagGAAATATTAGATAGTATTAAGTGCTATAAAAGGCAGCATAATAAGAAATGACCACATTAGATAGTAAAACTTCCTCTCAAACGAAGCCCCATTTAAACTGAGATCTGAAAGACAATAAAGAGCTAGCTAGAACAAAATTCTGACAGAAGAATCCATCAGTGCTACAGGTGTTAcgatgaaaataaatttgttaaattccaggagaagaagaggggagagagagagagagagaaagtgagtcagcccaaaacagacaaaatccaaGAGAATGGCAGGGGCCAGGCTATGTAAAGAAATTTGgtctaagggcacctggatggctcaattggttaggccCCCActtttgctcagatcatgatctcgccgtttgtgggttcaagcctcgtgtcaggctctctgctgacagcttggaacctggaacctgcttcagattctgtgtctccctctctctctgtccctcctctgctctctctctctctctctcaaaagtaaataaacatcaaaaatttttttgaaaagaagaagtTTGGTCTAATTCTAAGCACCCAGAAGGCAGTTGATCATGTTTAAGCTGGGGCACGCCATGATCTGAATagtgtttctaaaatatttccttggtttaaaaaaaaaaagtatacctcTGGTTGTGAAGAATGAGGGGGACAGAAGcaggaggggaagcagggagatCAGCTAGGAGACTGTTACTTGTAGTCCAGGTGAGAGGTGAAGGTGGCTTGACTAGAGTGGTAGAGGTGAATGAAGTAGAGAATTCACACTACATTTTGAGGCTGAGGTCAACCTGACTTGCTAAAGGGCTAGCCataggaggtgagggagggggaaagaaagaaaatggctaGATTTATAGAGAGTTCTACTTGTGCCAGATGCATTTctttgttatctcatttaatatccACAACAGCCCTAAAGTCGGTCATTGGTATTACTTATCCATTTATCAACCATATTTATCAAACAATCATCATGTCCTATCTAGGTGCTGGGCATACAGCAGCAAACAACACACACAAGGTCTTTGCTCATAAGGAGCAAGTATTCTTTTGGGGGAAAACCAACAATCTAAGAGGAAACCATaaataagctaaaataaaaaaataagatctgtAGCGGTGGGGGGAGCCCAAGATATTAATGGACTAGACAGTAATGGGGTGTGGTACTCCTTTTATATGATATCCTAGAAATCCTGAAGATTTCAAAGACATTTGTACCTGAGACTTGAATGATGGGTAGCTGTTATCACCCTTATCTTACAGATGTGCAAACTGAGACTGAGCCATATAGATAGCACACAGAAGTTATTTCTTCTGGAAGGTCCTGACGAATTGGTATTTAGCAGCCAAATTGTACTGGAGGACTGGCTTTGTATAACTGTGGAACTATCTAATGCTTTAAAGAGTTCAGATCTACAAAAGTTGTTTCAAAGAGCTAGTTAATCTGGCCTCAGAAAGGGACCCAAATACCTTTTCATCTGGGTAACGGGAGTTCCTTGCAGACCAGCAACTTTATGTTGGATTATTTGGCCTGAGTGAGGTTGGTGGAGATTCCAAATTGGGTCTTAAGCACTGCAGGGTAGAACAAAGATCTGGATTCAGTGAAagtcaacaaaaatgtattcatctCTGATGCGCCccggtggctcattcagttaagcgcccgacttcggctcaggtcatgatctcaaggttcatgggtttgagcctgcattgggctctgtgctgacagctaggggcctggagcctgcttgggattctgtgtctccctttctctctgcccctcccctgctagagctctgtatctctctctctctctctctcaaaaataagtaaacttacaaaaattgATTCATCTCCTACTTTGTACCAGACACTCTCACAAAGTGTTGCACAATATGGGCATAAAGATAAATGAGATGGCTTTTATGCTGTTTGTCTTTCCAGATTaactctctattcttttccaccCAGGTTTGTTTCCAGAAGGCACACCTTACCCCCTGGATATCAGTGGAGTTCAGCCTATGAGAAGCCCTCACAGAAAATCACATGGATGGAAGAGAGTATCTATGTCCCCTTTGGAAGTTCCCAGCACCCCTCAAGTCACTCCTCcaactctccccccccccttcctcttttgttctgttttctgtttctagttGCTCTCTCCCCTTCAGGCCTACAGTGATAACAGTTTCTTTGATACTCACCCCAGGGTACTATTCTACCCCTGTGTGGTTTCCCTATACCCTGCTCACACCTTTGTAAACAGTCTCTTTATTAAATCATTATCAAATTCTCTTGTTTTCAATCAGGAAGAAAGCAAAAGGCCTAAGACAAAGGCTTTCTCTTCCTatggctcttttaaaaattttattaatgtttattagttttttaaaaaatgtttattttattttttgagacagagagagacacagcatgagcagggaaggggcagagagagagggagacacagaatctgaggcaggctccaggctctgagcggtcagcacagagcccgacgtggggctcgaactcacgaactatgagatcgtgacctgagccgaagtcagacgcttaaccgactgagccacccaggcgccccatgtttattcattttttagagagaaagaaaaagagacagagtgtgaatggtgggggggcagagagagacacacagaatccaaagcaggctccacactccaagctgtcagcacagagcccgatgcagcgctcgaactcacaaacagcgagttcatgacctgagccaaagtcagatgcttaacagactgagccactcaggagcccctggttttttctttttaaacaggaaGAGAAGGTCTCACAGCAGATTTTCACCCCCATCTCCTTAAACCAAACTATTGTATAGCCATCTCTAGCTGCAAGGGAGCCTGcaaattttagcattttcttttctacccTCTCTAGTAAAGGAAGGCAAAAGAGAAGGTGATTAGGAATAAATGTTCAGTGAGCCAATCCACAAGACCTGCACACCTCGGGACCAagatatttgtttattaaatatcaaTCACCTTAAAGAGTAATGCATGCACAGTTACTTTGTAAAGATCAAAGATATACAAAGATCACCAATATAGGATCACCTAAAGGAAGTAAactattctaggggcgcctgggtggctcagtcagttaagcgtccgacttcagctcaggtcacgatctcacggtctgtgagttcgagccccgcgtcgggctctgggctgatggctcagagcctggagcctgcttccggttctgtgtctccctctctctctctgcccctcccccgttcatgctctgtctctctctgtctcaaaaataaataaacgttaaaaaaaaaaaaggaagtaaactaTTCTAATGGTAGATAAATGGGCTTGGAATAAAATTTACAGTGACAGCATCATATCTTTTGTTACGTCTCAAACAACTGAGACAAAATAAAGATCAGCTGCTGCCAGAAAACTGTTTTAAGTATCtctataaaaagtgaaaacatgttTACTATGTTTGTATCAAAAGTATGGGGTTCcggggacacctggttggctcagtcggcagagcatgtgactcttgacctcagggttgtgagtttgagccccacgctgggagTAAAGAtgacttaaacaacaacaacaacaacaacaaacttggtggtttaaaacaacaatgtattctttcttctgattctgtgggtTGAACTGGCAACTCTTCGGTTATCTCTCCTGGACTCACACATGTGGTTACCAGAGGCCACAGACCCTGCTGGGCGGACCTTTCCTTCAACCACAACTGCAGTTACAGTCTTTCTGGGTTCTCATAACCTTTCCTTCACTTGCCCCTTTAGGCCTAGGGATCACCGCTTCTAGTGGCTCCTCTCTGAAGCCAGACTCAATGTTTCCCCCCTCTCCAAGATATTCTTTAACCCTTTCCTACAACGTTATGAACAGCCCTTTCATTATATTCTCCTCAGTTCCCCATTTGTGCAATGTTTCCCCCAAGGACTCTGAATGATACACCTCTGAATTATGGTAGGGAAAATTATCAAGTAAGAGATTAGAAggcaaaattatatttaagtcTCACAGCAGAGTATGAATAGCTGGAAGCATAGAGGAAGGAATTATTctcaagggagaaaaagagaaaaggaagagaggaaggcaggaaaggaggaaggaaggagcttgATTCTGTCTGGAAGGATCAGAGGTTTCACATGCTAATTGATGATGTAGCTGGGCCTTACAGCTTGAGAAAGCCCTGGGGAAAATAGCAAAAAGTTCAGAGAATTGAAAACACAGCATGTCTGGAAATACAGAGTGGACCCTGTACCTGCAGCACTCTATGAATGTGGGCTGTCTGTGATTTAAGGCTGGAAATTAGACTGGGATCAGATCAGGGAGGGCTCTGAATGCCAGCTTTAAGAATTTgacctttggggtgcctgggtgactcagtcggttaaatgtctgactggCTCATGTCCTGagctcacggttcacgagttcgagccccatgtcaggctctatgttgacagctcagagcttggagcctacttcggattctgggtgtgtgtgtgtgtgtgtgtctctctctctgcccctcccctgctcacactctgtttctgtctctctcaaaaataaataaatattttttaaaaagttataagaATTTGAGCTTTGAGGGGGCAACACCTAGGTGGTTCGGTCGGTttagcatccagcttcggctcgggtcatgatcttgaggttcatgagtttgagccccatctcaggctgtctgctgtcagcacagagcctgcttcagattctctgtccccctctctctgcctctctcctgctggtgctgtctctctcactctctctcaacaataaataaacattaaaaaataaataaaaataaagtaaaataaaataaaacaaaacaaaataaatgaatttgacctttagggtgcctggttggctcagtcagtagagcacgggactcttgacctcagagtctagagcatgcaacccttgatctcagagccgtgagcttgagcccccctgttgggggtagagtttactaaAAAGAATTTGACATTTGTTCAGTATCCAGCATTCTCAAAATATACCATTGGCGGTATGTAAGATGACTCAGGTAACATACACAcctaaaattctgttttgttatgTGATTTTTAATATGTGGTGGGAAAAACAATAGCGATAATGCCAAAGCTATGACTTCACAAATATTCTTGCTCAGAAGCTAAAGCTGGTAGTAAGAAAAGCCAATGGAATTCAAGAAGAATACTAAACCTTTATACGGGTAGAAAGAGACTATGGCCATAGTCATGAAAACAGTACAAGGTTTGGGTAGCACTGCAGTAAACAGTGGAATCTTTGCTGTTAActtggtgggtgtgggggggaagCTTTATGAGGGTCACACTGGTGGCCCTTTAGAGAAGGTAGTACCAAGAGAGGTTGGGGCTGGAGGGGAAGCCCTAATAGGAAGCCAATACCCAGAAAGGGGAAGATGAGGGCCTGGACCAGGTCACAACAGAGAGGATAGCGAGGACTCTTAGGGAGGGCACTCCAGACAGAAGTGAAGTTGATGACCTGATTAAAGCAGAGTGAAGGAAGATGGCAATTCCATGCGTAGGATTAGAAGACATGGGAGGAAGAACAGGAATTTTTTAGTGGGGTTAAGGGGAAAGTACtgaatgaatgcatttatttGTGACATGTGGATTTGGGGGCACTCCCCAGGTATTCGCATGTTGATGGGCAACTGAAGGATATGTGTCTCTAGGCACTCCacaaaaaaataaccacaatatACTTGCAGGCGTCTTCCTTGCATGTTCCCTTCGTCCGGTCCTCCCCCTCGCTCCTacacctactcttgatttctgttagTATGGAGATGATAAACACCAATCCATTTCAGAAGAATGGGAAGTACTTAGTTCCTCTTGGGGGACCTTTCCCAATCCAGGGACCATAACCAGCAATGTACG
Proteins encoded in this region:
- the RHEBL1 gene encoding GTPase RhebL1, encoding MPLVRYRKVVILGYRSVALGHSPRKGRGCKCGWMIWIQLPLLPTGKTSLAHQFVEGEFLEGYDPTVENTYSKIVTLGKDEFHLHLVDTAGQDEYSILPYSFIIGVHGYVLVYSVTSLHSFQVIESLYQKLHEGHGKTRLPVVLVGNKADLSPDREVQAVEGKKLAESWGATFMESSARENQLTRGIFTKVIQEIARVENSYGQERRCRLM